A single window of Psychromonas ingrahamii 37 DNA harbors:
- the hypF gene encoding carbamoyltransferase HypF — protein MQQRYQISVQGRVQGVGFRPFVAVTAANLNLTGWVRNIRQSVLIEIQGEPFETQKFLQQLQSKAPALAKIEQLNHQQIDNNDQTGFHILESSGKNEGVVSISPDIGICEHCQKELFYEENRRYRYPFISCTQCGPRYSILQKLPFDRCHTTLNAFPMCEDCLAEYKNLKDRRFHAQGINCAKCGPQVSFINHKGERIAEKEAALTLAINALQAGKILAVKGLTGFHIMVDACNHQAVLRLRARKQRPEKPFALMYPQLSMVKSDCLLGEQEKLLLCSAIAPIVLLENKHSNLSLSPAIAPNNPYLGVMLAYTPLHQLICRAINKPLVVTSANRSGEPVCCDNEQALEQLSQLVDGFVMHDREIYQGLDDSIVKFVNHEPMLLRRARGYVPDYLTLDTEYPSIVALGGQLKNSIAISKGKRLYLSQYIGSLDNIASVNRHQRTQKIMSRLMGVTADCVACDLHPDYVTTQLAKKQHLPIISTQHHLAHLYAAMLEHQIIDQAFAVVWDGNGYGEDGTLWGGEFIAVTADKPQRVATFLPFKLPGGAAAIKEPRRVAVALLYEVYGKKIASNEVLKSLSPFELSTIKQLLKMISNNINSPLTSSAGRLFDGISSLLNLGQISSFEGEAAMRLEFAAKTSKDKGSYPVPVDFAVTPNIIDWRPMLAAIITDIGNHVSSAIIARRFHNSAAIIILKIAQHYGVTQILLTGGCFQNSLLIEITFALLQEQGIAVLWHKKLPANDASLCVGQIMGAYKARHSYLNKKQ, from the coding sequence GTGCAACAGCGATATCAGATAAGTGTTCAGGGCCGGGTGCAAGGGGTCGGTTTCAGGCCTTTTGTAGCAGTGACTGCTGCTAATCTTAATCTGACTGGTTGGGTGCGTAATATCAGGCAGTCGGTATTAATTGAGATACAGGGTGAACCTTTCGAAACACAAAAATTTTTGCAGCAACTGCAGTCAAAAGCGCCGGCACTGGCAAAGATTGAGCAGCTTAATCACCAACAAATAGACAACAACGATCAGACTGGCTTCCATATTTTAGAAAGCAGCGGAAAAAATGAGGGGGTGGTGAGTATTTCGCCGGACATCGGAATTTGTGAACACTGTCAAAAAGAGCTTTTTTACGAGGAGAATAGACGCTATCGCTACCCCTTTATCAGTTGCACCCAATGCGGTCCACGCTACAGTATTCTCCAAAAGTTACCTTTTGATCGCTGTCATACCACCTTAAATGCTTTTCCAATGTGCGAGGATTGTTTAGCCGAGTATAAAAATCTAAAGGACAGGCGTTTTCATGCTCAGGGAATTAACTGCGCAAAATGTGGTCCGCAGGTCAGTTTTATTAATCATAAAGGGGAAAGAATTGCTGAAAAAGAAGCGGCATTAACCCTTGCTATTAATGCTCTGCAGGCGGGTAAAATACTTGCGGTAAAAGGATTAACTGGCTTTCATATTATGGTTGATGCCTGCAATCACCAAGCCGTTTTACGGCTGCGGGCGAGAAAGCAACGTCCTGAAAAACCTTTTGCGCTTATGTACCCACAATTATCTATGGTCAAGTCCGATTGTCTCCTAGGGGAGCAGGAAAAGTTACTGCTCTGCAGTGCGATTGCACCTATTGTACTGCTGGAAAATAAACACAGTAATCTCTCGCTCAGCCCTGCTATTGCGCCGAATAATCCTTATCTTGGTGTTATGTTAGCTTATACCCCATTGCATCAGCTTATCTGCCGGGCGATTAATAAACCGCTGGTGGTGACCAGTGCCAATCGCAGTGGCGAGCCAGTTTGTTGCGATAATGAGCAGGCATTAGAGCAGCTAAGCCAGCTGGTGGATGGATTTGTAATGCACGATCGGGAAATCTACCAGGGATTAGATGATTCCATTGTGAAATTTGTTAACCATGAGCCGATGCTGTTAAGGCGTGCACGGGGATATGTACCTGATTATTTGACCTTGGATACTGAGTACCCCTCGATAGTGGCGCTGGGCGGGCAATTAAAAAACAGCATCGCCATAAGCAAAGGTAAACGGCTTTATTTAAGCCAGTATATTGGCTCACTTGATAATATCGCGTCGGTCAATCGCCATCAAAGAACCCAAAAAATAATGAGCCGTTTAATGGGCGTGACGGCCGATTGTGTTGCCTGTGATCTGCATCCTGATTACGTGACCACGCAATTGGCCAAAAAACAGCATCTGCCTATTATTAGCACGCAGCATCATTTGGCACATCTTTATGCGGCGATGCTCGAGCATCAGATAATTGATCAGGCATTTGCTGTAGTTTGGGATGGCAACGGTTATGGCGAAGATGGCACCTTATGGGGAGGTGAATTTATAGCTGTCACGGCCGATAAGCCGCAAAGAGTGGCTACTTTTTTACCTTTTAAATTGCCCGGTGGGGCGGCTGCGATTAAAGAGCCAAGGCGGGTGGCTGTGGCACTTTTATATGAAGTTTATGGTAAAAAGATTGCCTCGAACGAAGTGCTTAAGTCATTATCCCCCTTTGAATTATCAACCATCAAGCAGCTTTTAAAAATGATCTCTAATAATATCAACAGCCCGTTAACCAGCAGTGCAGGGCGCTTATTTGATGGTATTTCCAGCTTATTGAATTTAGGTCAGATCAGCAGTTTTGAAGGGGAAGCTGCAATGCGCCTGGAATTTGCGGCAAAAACCTCAAAGGACAAGGGCAGCTATCCAGTGCCCGTTGATTTTGCCGTGACCCCTAATATTATCGACTGGCGGCCTATGCTTGCAGCGATCATTACTGATATCGGTAACCATGTTTCATCCGCTATTATTGCCAGGCGTTTTCACAACAGCGCCGCCATTATTATTTTG
- a CDS encoding NAD(P)H-dependent oxidoreductase subunit E, translating into MNKALATLIQAQVKVYRGDPTYILQILRHIQFSCSHIPQQAIQQLATTLSISIPKIRALIEFYHFLHYHPRGDYDIYISDSIIDHMSGKNEISNYLCEKLNVKLNQPRADGRVTVSNTSCTGMSDQGPAALINGLALTRLTRKKVDQIVTKIEGKIAIDRWPKAWFEVTDNIQSKGVLLNSESRPGEAIKKALATAPHDSLAEIDKSGLRGCGGAGFKTAEKWKSCLLSDDNQRYVVCNADEGEPGTFKDRVLLNSYADLLIEGMTLCAYVIGAQKGFIYLRYEYQHLYKKLLETLQRRRAANLLGAHILNSELSFDIEIFMGAGSYVCGEESALLESLEGRRAIPRIRPPFPVTHGYLDKPTVVNNVETFCYAALIIEKGAENFSAQGLAGFTGCKILSISGDVEKTGIYEIPLGLPVKNVLNLCGAQSVQAVQVGGPSGTLITPAEFSRVISFDDLHTGGSFMVFNQSRDILENALNFTHFFMQESCGFCTPCRVGTKLIYDLADKVATGQGARLDLDSIKQLNHVMNGMSHCGLGQRAAEPLLETLEKFPEYFVKRMTDIEYQPSFDVEKSIQRAIDIVTIESNS; encoded by the coding sequence ATGAATAAAGCTCTTGCCACACTGATTCAGGCACAAGTTAAAGTCTATCGGGGCGACCCTACTTATATATTACAAATACTGCGGCATATTCAATTTTCCTGCTCACATATTCCCCAGCAGGCGATCCAGCAACTTGCCACTACATTGAGCATATCAATCCCTAAAATCAGGGCGCTTATCGAGTTTTATCACTTTCTCCATTATCACCCTCGAGGCGATTATGATATCTACATCAGCGATAGCATCATCGACCATATGTCGGGTAAAAATGAAATCAGCAACTATCTCTGTGAAAAACTCAATGTTAAATTAAATCAGCCCAGAGCGGACGGACGGGTAACTGTCTCTAACACTTCCTGTACAGGCATGAGTGATCAGGGACCTGCTGCATTGATTAATGGTCTAGCATTGACCCGCCTGACCCGGAAAAAAGTCGATCAGATTGTTACGAAAATTGAAGGAAAGATTGCCATTGATAGGTGGCCAAAGGCATGGTTTGAGGTAACTGATAATATCCAAAGTAAAGGCGTGTTATTAAATTCGGAAAGCAGACCCGGGGAGGCGATTAAAAAAGCACTGGCAACAGCGCCTCACGACAGCCTTGCCGAAATTGACAAGTCCGGGCTGCGCGGCTGCGGTGGTGCCGGTTTTAAAACTGCTGAAAAATGGAAGTCCTGTCTGTTAAGCGACGATAATCAACGTTATGTGGTATGTAATGCCGATGAAGGTGAACCCGGTACTTTTAAAGATCGCGTTTTACTGAACAGTTATGCCGATCTGTTAATTGAAGGAATGACCCTTTGTGCCTATGTTATTGGCGCTCAAAAAGGGTTTATTTATCTGCGTTATGAATATCAGCACCTCTATAAAAAGCTTCTGGAAACATTACAGAGACGCCGCGCTGCCAACCTATTAGGCGCGCATATTTTAAACAGTGAGCTGAGTTTTGATATTGAAATATTTATGGGTGCCGGCTCCTATGTCTGCGGTGAAGAATCGGCTTTGCTCGAATCCCTTGAAGGCCGTCGTGCCATTCCACGCATCCGCCCCCCTTTTCCCGTGACGCATGGTTACTTAGATAAACCAACAGTGGTCAACAATGTAGAAACCTTTTGTTATGCCGCGCTTATTATAGAAAAAGGCGCTGAAAATTTTTCTGCTCAAGGGCTTGCCGGCTTTACTGGTTGTAAAATTTTAAGCATCAGCGGCGACGTGGAAAAAACGGGGATTTACGAGATCCCCTTGGGACTGCCAGTGAAAAATGTGCTCAATTTATGCGGCGCACAATCTGTTCAAGCGGTGCAGGTTGGCGGCCCTTCCGGTACTTTGATTACCCCAGCTGAATTTAGCCGCGTAATTTCATTTGATGATCTCCATACCGGCGGCTCTTTTATGGTGTTTAACCAAAGCCGCGATATCCTTGAAAATGCGCTTAACTTTACCCATTTTTTTATGCAGGAAAGCTGCGGCTTCTGTACGCCCTGCCGCGTAGGCACTAAGCTAATCTATGATTTGGCCGATAAAGTTGCCACCGGGCAAGGCGCCAGACTGGATCTGGACAGCATCAAGCAGCTTAACCATGTGATGAATGGAATGAGCCATTGCGGATTAGGACAAAGAGCGGCAGAGCCCCTATTAGAAACATTAGAAAAATTTCCCGAGTATTTTGTTAAACGCATGACAGATATTGAGTATCAGCCTTCCTTTGATGTGGAAAAATCAATTCAGCGGGCGATTGATATCGTCACCATAGAGAGTAATTCATAG